The following coding sequences are from one Lycium ferocissimum isolate CSIRO_LF1 chromosome 3, AGI_CSIRO_Lferr_CH_V1, whole genome shotgun sequence window:
- the LOC132048807 gene encoding uncharacterized protein LOC132048807 gives MAELFIKQANLYSKGRPSYPEELFNFISSKTRCHNLAWDVGTGNGQAAKSLAKLYKRVVATDTSPKQLQYATRVPNVRYVCTSPKMSMAEVENKIGAESSVDLVTIAAALHWFDLPTFYQQVKWVLKKPNGVIAAWSYTVPQVNSSVDAVFDQFYYNDAGPYWESPRKLVDEKYKTIDFPFEPVDGCGHSGPFQFKIEKAMDLDTYFTYLKSLSAYQTAKQKGVELLTGDVVDKFNCAWDKISQKTVIFPLYLRIGKVGNLDSLPGA, from the exons ATGGCAGAATTGTTCATTAAGCAGGCAAATCTGTATTCAAAGGGTCGACCAAGTTACCCGGAAGAACTGTTCAATTTCATTTCTTCGAAGACACGTTGTCATAACCTTGCTTGGGATGTTGGCACTGGTAATGGCCAGGCTGCTAAATCT TTGGCTAAGCTGTACAAGAGAGTAGTAGCCACAGACACAAGTCCTAAGCAGCTGCAATATGCAACGAGGGTACCTAATGTTCGATACGTTTGTACCTCTCCCAAGATGTCAATGGCTgaagtagaaaataaaataggagCAGAGTCAAGTGTAGACCTGGTAACAATTGCTGCAGCTCTTCATTGGTTTGATCTCCCGACTTTCTACCAACAAGTGAAATGGGTGCTCAAGAAACCAAATGGAGTAATCGCGGCCTGGTCCTACACTGTGCCACAAGTAAATAGCTCAGTTGATGCAGTTTTTGATCAATTTTACTACAATGATGCTGGGCCTTATTGGGAATCTCCAAGAAAGTTGGTCGATGAAAAGTACAAAActattgattttccatttgAGCCTGTGGATGGTTGTGGTCACAGTGGACCGTTCCAGTTCAAGATTGAGAAAGCCATGGACTTGGATACTTATTTCACATACTTGAAGTCATTGTCAGCTTATCAAACTGCAAAACAAAAGGGTGTTGAGCTCTTGACAGGTGATGTAGTTGACAAATTCAATTGTGCTTGGGATAAAATTAGCCAGAAAACTGTAATTTTCCCACTTTACTTGAGGATTGGCAAAGTAGGGAATTTGGATTCTCTTCCAGGAGCATAG
- the LOC132050121 gene encoding FACT complex subunit SPT16-like produces the protein MTTELFKKRLNTFYINWIQHKKQLWGNSDVVVIQTPPKIAKFSNPKSSCFLLWLLGDDFTDTTIVFTPYGIYFFCTHKNFSKLREFCACATLIQNIPTSVQLKDKNDDGFLIIDATIRDTKNIRNEKVYVDADKEWPFVVGYVEGEYPKSKLILNCINELEPTKYQATTVNSGLDALLNIADEQSIGPSACMDEKLVSLIDSDLEHKLQLDVANSQSKLEENKIFLDGRSDNSVPSTSVVGASATIEDYSIQYDFTGSCRKDSVVLDYNNDDWVLVEGKEGQGRKVPHRISWKRWIMDKTAKSFGLRDKGKIKASSY, from the exons ATGACCACAGAGCTGTTCAAGAAGAGGCTTAATACCTTTTACATAAATTGGATCCAACACAAGAAACAACTATGGGGAAATTCTGATGTTGTGGTCATTCAAACTCCACCAAAAATAGCCAAGTTCTCCAATCCAAAGTCTTCCTGCTTTCTTTTATGGCTCTTGGGTGATGACTTTACTGATACAACTATTGTTTTCACTCCATATGGGATTTACTTCTTCTGTACTCATAAAAACTTTTCTAAGCTCCGTGAATTCTGTGCTTGTGCCACGTTGATACAGAATATCCCAACATCAGTTCAACTTAAAGACAAGAACGATGACGGGTTCTTGATCATTGATGCCACGATACGTGACACTAAAAATATTCGTAACGAAAAGGTCTATGTTGATGCTGATAAGGAGTGGCCGTTTGTGGTTGGTTACGTAGAAGGTGAGTACCCAAAATCGAAGCTTATCTTGAATTGTATCAATGAATTAGAACCAACAAAATATCAGGCTACCACTGTGAATTCTGGTCTTGATGCGCTATTAAACATAGCTGATGAGCAAAGTATTGGACCCTCCGCGTGTATGGATGAAAAATTGGTGTCACTTATTGATAGTGATTTGGAGCATAAATTACAACTAGATGTAGCCAACAGTCAAAGCAAATTAGAAGAAAACAAGATATTTCTTGATGGTAGAAGTGATAACAGTGTTCCATCGACTTCAGTGGTAGGTGCTAGTGCTACAATAGAAGATTATAGTATACAATATGATTTTACAGGCAGTTGTAGAAAGGACTCTGTAGTTTTGGACtataataatgatgattggGTGCTAGTTGAAGGAAAGGAAGGACAAGGAAGAAAAGTGCCCCATAGAATCAGCTGGAAAAG GTGGATCATGGATAAAACAGCTAAATCATTTGGTCTTCGAGATAAAGGGAAGATAAAGGCTTCTTCATACTGA